In the Acetobacterium sp. KB-1 genome, TCTGCATGCCGAAACCGTCATAGAAAATACCGAAGATCCCGCCATGGCGATTCGGCGAAAACCGGATTCGTCTTTAGTTGTGGCACTTGATGAAATGAAGAACCGAGAAAATGCAGTGCTGATTTCAGCTGGAAGTACCGGGGCACTTTTATCCGGGGGATTATTAAAACTGGGCCGGATTAAGGGAATCAAACGTCCTGCTCTGGCAGCAACGCTGCCCAAAAGTGACGGCGTATTTGTTCTTATTGATACCGGTGCCAATGCCGATTGTAAACCGGAGTATTTGGAACAGTTTGCCCAATTAGGAAAAATTTATTCAGAAAATGTTTTAGGTAAAACAGATCCGGGGATCGGACTCATTAATATCGGTGCTGAAGCAAAAAAAGGAAACAGTCTTGTAAAAGCGGCCTATGAGCTTTTGGAAGCTGGGGATTTTAATTTTTTGGGCAATGTTGAAGCACGCGATATTCCCGAAACGAAGGCTGATGTGTTAGTCTGCGATGGATTTACGGGCAACATCGTATTGAAATTAACCGAAGGTATTTCTGCTTATCTGCTTAAAAAAATGAAGACGTCAATCATGAGTAACACCAAGGGTAAAATTGGAGGAATGCTGATTAAAGATAATTTGAAAAGCTTCAAAAAACAATTTGACTATGCCGAGTATGGCGGTGCTCCCTTTTTAGGTGTAAAAGGTGGTATTATCAAAGCTCACGGTAGCAGTGATGCTTTTGCGATTAAAAATGCGGTGCGACAGAGTATTAAGTTTATTGAGAATGATGTGTTGAAAAAAATTACTGATAATGCAAAAAACAGGGAGGCTTAAGTCATGGATGAACGATTTTTAAAAGTTACGGCAATTATTTCAGAGCAATTGGATGTTGATATTGAAAAAATTACCCTTGAAACCTCACTCATTGACGATCTGGAAGCAGATTCACTGGATGTGGTTGAGCTGATTATGGCGTTTGAAGATGAATTTGGAACTAAAATTGACGAAAGTGCATTAGAAAATATCCAAACTGTAGGAGATATCATCAACGCAATTTCCTAAGAAGATTAAAGGGTGTCGCTGAGAAACAATGGCACCCACCTTCTCCTTATTCAGGAGACTGTGCGTTATCTTTTCTGGTTTGCTTCTTTTCATGGGGAATAGCGAGAAACGCTCAGGCGAACTCTCGTAATCGATAAGGGGGGATATTAAGTGACAATCGAAGAAAAAATCGATTACCGTTTCAAGAAAAAAGAGTTATTAAAAGTTGCCTTAACGCATAGTTCACATTCAGGAAATTCGACCAACAACGAACGACTTGAATTCTTGGGGGATGCAGTATTGGAACTGATTATCAGTGAGTATTTATTTTTGTCTCACAAATTATCTGAGGGTAAAATGACGAAAATCCGTTCCAATATTGTATGTGCCGAGTCTCTTTCCAAGGCTGCCTATGAACTCCAGTTGGGAGATCATATTTTCTTGGGAAAGGGTGAAATTGTAACTGGGGGAAGGCAACGGAAATCGAACCTTGCCAATGCCTTTGAGGCCCTGATTGGGGCTGTATTTTTAGACAGTAATTTTGAAATAACCCGGAAAGTTGTTCTGAAAGTGTTGGAAAGTAATATCGCTCTGGCTTTGTCCGGTGCGCTGGTAAAAGACTATAAAACGGAACTTCAGGAGTATATTCAAAAGAACAATGACAATGTTATTGAATATGTCCTGGACCGTTCTGAAGGACCGGAACACAACAAAACCTTTTATATTAAATTGATTTTTAATGGCGATTGTGTGAGTCATGGCATCGGTAAAAGCAAAAAAGAAGGGGAGCAGGACGCCGCTAAAAACTATTTGCTTAAGACGAGAAGACTAAATTGAGGTGAGGGCTTGTATTTAAAAAAATTGCGATTGTCGGGGTTTAAATCATTTGCAGACCCTGTAAGCCTTGAGTTTTCAGAAGGTATTTCTGCAATTGTGGGCCCTAACGGCAGCGGAAAGAGTAATATCACTGATGCCATCAAATGGGTTTTGGGTGAACAAAGCATTAAATCCCTTCGGGGTAAAAAAATGGAAGATGTCATCTTCTCAGGAACAGAAAAAAAACAAGCCTCCGGTTATGCCGAGGTTGTTTTGATTTTAGACAACAAAGAGGGTTCGTTGGAAAACTATCCCCAGGAAATAGCGATCTCACGGAAACTATTTCGGTCCGGCGAAAGTGACTATGCCATTAATAAAAAAAGCTGTAAACTAAAAGAGATCCACAGTATTTTTATGGATACCGGTTTGGGGAAAAACGGTTATTCATTAATCAGCCAAGGGAGTATCGAAAATATTTTATCGAGTAGTCCCACTGAGCTGCGGAATATCTTTGAAGAGGCTGTAGGTATTGTTTCCTATAAAACTAAAAAAAACGAAGCCGAAAAAAAATTGGAGCAAACTCAGGGACACTTGGATCGGCTGCGAGACATTATGGCAGAAATAGAAAAACAGGTGGGCCCCTTAAAAAACCAATCTCGGAAGGCTAAAAGCTTTTTAACCCTCTATGAGGAGTTAAAGACTGTCGATCTGGTGATTTTCTATCGAAAAATGAGCGGCGCGGTCACGGAACTGAAAGTATTAAAAAAAAATCTTGAGGAACAACTAAAAAGTTGTGAACAAATCGAAGCAATTATCAGAAAAAAGGATGAATTGTATCAAAAACTGACCATTGAGAATCGTGAATTGGACCTTTTAGCGGACTCGGAAAAGAAAAATCTATCGGTGCTCAGAGCCGATTTCGATCGGGTTCAGCGGGAAGATATCCGTTGTAAAAGTCAGTTGGAAGCGAATCAAATAACCCAGGAACGCTTAAAAAACGAAGGTGAAAGCTTGACCTCCCGAATTGCGGCAACACTTAAGCGGATTGATGGACTGGAACTGGAGAAAAATGTCTTGCTAGAGAACCTCGTGACAAAAGAGGCAGTCAGAGGTGAACTGGAAAATACCCTTAATCTTTTACTCTGTGCAGAACAGCAGGAAAAAGATCGGATCAAAGCAACTCAAGAGGCCGTTCTAAATCAGCAATCGCTTTGCGAAAAACTCGAAATGAAGCGTTTAGAAATTAAAACGGCCATTCAGGAAGCAAAGACGGAGTCATCTTTTATCAAAAAGTACCTGGATGAAACAGGAGCCAGTCAGGATCAAGTCGCTGCGGATCTAAAGCAGCAAAAACAAGAGATGAGTAGTCTGTTGGCAGAAAAAGAGCAACGGAAAGACCAGTACCAGAAGTTGCAAATCCAGTATCAACACAGTTTGGACGAACAAAAGCAACTCCAGAATCAGGTTCACCTGATTTCTAATAATTTGAAAGTTAATGCTTCCAAGGTAGAGTATTTAAAAAATATTCAAAAAAATTATCAGGATTACTTCCCAACCATTCGTAAACTGATGACATCAGAAAAGCTGCTCGGCCCGGTGATCCATGAGGTTTTTGGGCCGGTTGGCGAACTCATCTCGACTGAGGCCAGATATCTTCAGGCCATTGATATTGCTTTAGGTGCTAAAAGTCAGAATATTGTCGTTGCCAGCGTTAAGGTTGCCAGTGATTGTATTAATTTGCTCAAGAAAGAGCGTCTTGGTCGGGCAACATTTTTGCCCCTGGATAATTTAAAATACAGTTTAGTTGATGAAAAAACCCGGGCAGTGCTTAAAAATACTTCCGGAGTCGAGGGGATTGCCAGTGACTTGGTTAAAACCGATGCGGCTTATGAAGTGGTCATTAAAAGTCTTTTGGGACGAATCATCGTCGCCAGAGATTTTGCTTCGGGAAAAGATATCCAGAAGAAAACGGCTTCTAAGTTTACCGTTGTAACCCTGGGAGGTGAAATCTTTTACCCTGGCGGAGCCATTGTCGGGGGACAAAGCAAGGACAACCGGCAGTCGCCGCTTTCTAAGAAGATTGAAATCCAGAATTTGCAAAAAGAAATGGATCAGCAAAAAAAAGCCCTGGATGCGATCAAAAACCAGGATGTGACGGTGCAAAAATCTCTGACCCAGGTAGTCGATCAATTAAAGGAACTGGAAACGGGGTATAACCGCTGCAAACAAGCGCTGTGGGAGAAGAACAAGACAATTGAGGACTTGAGCCGAAAACAGCGTGAAAGTACGCAGTCGATTTCGTCTCAGGAGCAAAAGCTTCAGGCACTCAGTCAGAAGCTGGAACAGTTAAATATTGAGCTGACTAAAATCGAAGCATCATATAATCAGGCCAAGGAAGCCACAAAAGGTCAGGAAACTGATGATCAGGCTCATATGATCAGACAACAACTGGACGATTTGCGGTTAAAAATATCAGAAAGCCAAATGGTTATCACTCAGATCAAAGGAGAAATCGCTGGGTTTGATCAGCAAATCGTCTTGATGCAGGAACAATTAAGCCACCAGACAGCCAGAAAAACGACTCTGGAAGCTGAAATGGCGGGTTACCTAAATGAATCCCGCGAATTGATCCGACTTCAGGAAAAACTGGGGGCGGATCATCAGCTGCTAAGCAAAAAAATTGAATCCCATCGTGACAAAAATAAACAAGCGATGGAACTGCAAAAAACGAATGCCCAGCGGCTGGAGACGCTACAGGAAGAAATAAAAAATGACAATCACCAATTGATTATTGACAACGACAGAAAAAATACCATTTCGACTCAACTAAACAGTCTGCAGCTACAGATGAACCATTGGGAAGAGAATATCTATAAGAGCTATGAAATTAACTATTTAATGGCTGAAGATGCCTATCAGCAGTTGGAGGCGGAGCACAGCCTTGATGAGCTTGATTTGTCTGAAGAACGTCAGCGTACCTTGAGAGAAAAAATTAGCGCACTGGGGAATGTGAACCTCGGTGCCATTGAAGAGTATGAAGAAATTATCGCCCGACATGATTTTATGAAAGAACAAATGGATGATTTAAAAGCTGGGAAAAGTGAGCTGTTAGATATTATTAATACCTTGTATGACGCCATGACCGAGCAGTTTAAGGCAAACTTTATCAAGCTACAGGAGAATTTTACGCGGATCTTTGGCATTCTATTTGAAGGCGGTTGGGCTTATCTGGAGTTTACGGACCCTACTGGGGTGCTGGAAGGGGGAATTGAACTGGTGGCTCAGCCACCGGGTAAACGGCTGCGGCATATTTCTCTGCTTTCTGGTGGTGAAAAGTCAATGGTTGCCATTGCTCTGCTGTTTTCCTTTCTGGAAATTAACCCGTCCCCTTTTTGTGTGATCGATGAGGTAGACGCTGCCTTGGATGATCATAATATTTACCGTTACATCAGCTACCTCAAAAAAGTAGCGGAACATAATCAGTTCATCACGATCACTCATCGTCGTACTACCCTGGAAGTGTGCGACAATCTCTATGGGGTATCGATGTCCAAGGATGGGGTGTCCCAATTGGTGTCGGTTCGACTGACGGATTACGCTTAAAATGATGGTCAGGAGAAATTACAAACTGACCCCAAATAAACTCACTTAGGCAAGGCTCTAAGGGGTTAAAACGAAGGAGGCAACGATGGAATTAAGTTTATATGAACGGATGCGTAACAAGCTGGTTAAAACGGCTGACAATTTCAAGGAAAAAATAGAAAATGTCATGTATATGGGGAGCTTTGATGATGATTTCTTTGACGAGCTGGAGGAAACTCTGATTCTCTCGGATTTAGGGGCTCAAACCTCAGTGAAAATCACGGCGGCGCTGCGGGCAAAGATTAAAGAAACCCGGTCTAAAAGCAAGGAAGAAGTGATGGGCTTTCTAAAAGAAATCCTGGTCGATATGGTTTTGGTGGAAGTAAAAAAGCCGCAGCTACCCACGATTATGCTGGTTGTTGGCGTCAACGGGGCCGGAAAAACCACCTCGATTGCCAAACTCTCTGAGCGCTATAAAAAAGAAGGCAAAAAAGTTGTCATTGCAGCAGCGGATACCTTTCGGGCGGCGGCGGTGGAACAACTCGATGAATGGGCCAGACGGGTTGGCGTGGATATTATCAAAAGTACTACCGGTGCCGATCCGAGCTCGGTGGTTTTTGATGCCATTGGTGCAGCCAAGGCCCGTAAAGCCGATATTCTGATTTGTGATACGGCGGGACGTCTGCATAATAAGGTTAATCTGATGAAAGAACTTGAAAAGATCAGTCGGGTGATTAACCGGGAAGGTGAAGGGTTCACGGTTCATAATTTATTGGTGTTAGATGCTACTACTGGGCAAAATGCGATTAACCAGGCAAAGGTGTTTCATGAGTGTGTCGAAATTAAGGGAATTGTGCTGACTAAGCTCGACGGAACCGCCAAAGGCGGTATCGCAATCTCGATTATCGATGAAATGCAGATTCCCATTGAATACGTTGGTATTGGCGAAAAATCAGAAGATCTCATCGATTTTGATCCAAAGAAATTTGTTGATTTGCTCTTTGAATAAAGGTTTATAAAGATTTTAACGAAATGTCCCAAAGAGCGCGAATAAAAGCTTGACTTTTTTACTGTCAGGACTTACAATAATTAAGTCGTCAAGTAAAATTCCTTTACGACGATATCGAAGGTGCATATGGAAAAAAAAGTAGGGGAACAATATTTATTTGATTTTTATGGCGAACTGCTAACCGCTAAGCAGAAGCAGATTTTAGAGTATTACTATGATGATGACTATAGCCTGGCTGAAATTGCTGAGGTAATGGCAGTTACCCGTCAGGGTATTTTTGATGTGATTAAACGCTCTAAAGCCATGATGGAAGCCTATGAAGAAAAACTGGGACTCATCGCCAAGTTTTTAAAATCTCAAATTATTCTGGAAGAAATTGAGAAAGTTCTATTGGACTGTGTTGATCGTGAAAAAGACGAGCAGCTACAATCTGAATTGATGCTGGTGGTTGAAAAACTGAAAAAAGTCAGTGAAGAAAACTAGAGGTGACAGATGATCTTTGAAGGATTAAATGAAAAATTTCAAAATATATTTTCCCAACTTAAGCGCAAAGGAAAATTAAACGAAAAAGACATCCAGGAAGTCAATCGGGAAATAAAAATGGCTCTTTTAGAAGCCGATGTCAATTTCAAAGTCGTTAAACAGTTTACCAAAAATATCGGTGAGCGCGCCATCGGCCAAGAGGTACTTAGCAGCCTGACTCCGGGACAGCAGTTTATCAAGATTGTAAAAGATGAAATGACAACCCTTCTGGGCGGTGAAATTGAGCGCATGGACTTTATCCAGGGACGCCAGAATGTTTATATGATGGTGGGTCTCCAGGGTGCTGGTAAAACAACCACAGCAGCTAAGCTTGCCAACCTGTTGCGCAAAGAGAAAAAATTCAAACCCTTGCTGGTTGCTTGTGACGTCTATCGTCCAGCAGCGATTAAGCAGCTTGAAATTCTCGGGGATGAATTAAAAATTGACGTTTACTCTGAACATGATATAAAAGACCCGGTCGGCATTGCCAAACGGGGACTTAAAAAAGCAGTTGAAGGCCATTATGATCTGGTGGTTATGGATACGGCCGGTCGATTACAAATCGATGAAGCGCTAATGGATGAATTGGTTAATATTAAAGAAGTCATTAATCCTACCGAAATTTTATTAACGGTCGATGGGATGACCGGACAGGAATCGGTCAATGTAGCTAATGAGTTTAATCGCCTGCTTGATATTTCAGGGGTAATCCTGACCAAGTTGGATGGCGATACCCGTGGCGGGGCGGCCTTATCGATTACCTATACGATTGGCAAGGCGATCAAATATATCGGCACCGGTGAAAAACTGACCGATATTGAACTTTTTTATCCGGACCGGATGGCATCGCGGATTTTGGGAATGGGGGATGTACTATCCTTTATTGATAAAGCCCAAAGTATGATGGATGATGAAAAAGCCAAAGAACTGGAAGAAAAGTTCAGAAATCAGGATTTTGATCTGAATGACTTTTTGGATCAGATCAGGCAGATCGAAAGCATGGGCTCGATTAGCAGCTTGCTGGAAATGATGCCGGGAGCCAGTAAGAAAGCCATGAAAAATGTCGATTTATCGGGGGCGGATACAAAAAAAACCGAGGCCATCATCTTATCGATGACCAAGGAAGAACGCCATAAACCCGGGATCATCAATGCCAGCCGACGAAGACGAATCGCGTTGGGAAGCGGTACTATGGTAGCGGATGTTAACCGGTTATTAAAGGGTTTTGAACAGTCCAAAAAGATGATGAAGCAAATGTCAAATCCGAACATGGCCAAAAAAGGACGGATGAAGCTTCCGTTTATGTAAAATCAGTGTTATCAAGGACATTATGTCATTAGATAAAGAAGTTAAGAAAGGGGGAACGAACATGGCAGTAAAAATCAGATTAAAAAGAATGGGTAAGAAGAAGAAACCTTTTTATAGAATCGTTGTTGCTGATGCACGGGCACCACGTGATGGTAAGTTCATCGAAGAAATTGGATACTACAACCCTTGTGTTGACCCTGCACTCGTAAAAGTAGATGCAGACAAAGCCAAGACATGGTTGGCCAATGGCGCAAAACCAACGGACACCGTTAAGTATTTATTAAAAAGAGAAAACGTAATCGAGTAGTACCAGGAGGTAAATGATGAAAGAACTTGTGGAAATTATTGCCAAAGCTCTTGTTGAACACCCCGATGCGGTATCTGTCTCAGAAGTTGAAGGCGAACAATCCATTGTTTTGGAATTGAAAGTCGCTGACGATGATATGGGCAAGGTCATTGGAAAACAGGGGCGTATCGCAAAAGCAATTCGTACCGTCATAAAAGCCGCTGCCACGAAAGAAGACAAACGTGTCATGTTGGAAATCATCCAATAAAGGCATTGGGCTGTGTATACAGCTCTTTTTTTTCGTGTCTTTTTCAGGGCAAAAAAACAGGAGATAACAATGGAAAATAATAATCGTTTAATCATCGTTGGCCGTATTCTTGGTGTTCATGGCATCAAGGGTGAATTAAAAGTATTACCTTTAACCGATGATCCGGGCCGTTTTTATGACCTGGATGGGGTCACCCTGATCCATGGCAAAAGTGAAGTGGACTATAAGATTACCAATTGCCGCCTTCATAAAAACAACGTGTTGTTGTTTCTCGAAGGTATCACCAACCGTAATGATGCCGAAGCATTGACGGGTTGGGAAGTCGGTATCCCAAAAGAACTGGCAGTTACATTGGAAGAAGATGAGTTTTTTATCGAAGAATTATTGGGCTTACCGGTTTATAATGACGGCCAACTGTTAGGAAAAATTACCGATGTGATGCAAGCCGGAGGGGTGGATGTTTATATTATCACCGCAGGCAAGAAAGTCTATTGTGTTCCCGCGAGAAAACTCTATTTCAATGAAATCAATGTCAAAACTGGACGAATTGATGCCAGTATCCCACAGGAAATATTGGATCTATGAAATTTTATTTTTTAACCTTATTTCCGGAAATCTTTGAAACGTATTTTCAAACCGGAATGATCGGTCGCGGCGTCAAGGCGGGTTTGATTGACTATGCTGTGATCAATATCCGCGACTTCTCCGGTAATAAGCATCATAAGGTTGATGATACCCCCTATGGAGGTGGTGCTGGTATGGTGATGGCAGCTCCGCCGATTGTTGCAGCCTTAAAAAGTATTCCCGATTTTCGTACTTATCCAGTCGTTTATTTAACGCCGGGGGGCAAACCGTTTAAACAAAAAGATGGGATGACACTTTCTAAATATCCGGGAATTGTTTTTATCTGTGGCCATTATGAAGGCATTGATCAGCGCGTTATCGATGCTTACGTGGATCTGGAATTTTCGGTGGGGGACTATGTCTTAACGGGTGGAGAATTACCGGCTCTGACCCTGGCTGATGCGATGGCCCGCCATATTCCCGGTTTTTTGGGCAATGGTGATAGTTTGGCGGAAGAATCTTTTGAAAGTCATTTGCTCGAATATCCCCATTATACCAAGCCGCGGGATTTTGAAGGTCAGGAAGTACCGGAAGTGCTACTTTCAGGCAATCATGCCGAGATCAAAAAGTGGCGTTTAAGCCAGGCAGAGACACGCACCCGGCTAATCCGACCAGATTTATTTGAACACTATCAAAATATAAATAAATAAAACTTGCATAAAGAGTTAGCAAAGTGTATAATATGTCAGTATGTTATCAAGGGAGACGGTCCTCTGTACATGATGCATGAACGTCGGAAATCGAATATTAAGGAGAAAAAAAATGGACATTATTAAAAAGATTCAATTAGAAAATATGAAGGCAGAGCCACCTAAGTTTAGCGTTGGTGACACGGTCAAAGTTCATGTTAAAGTTATTGAAGGTAAACGTGAAAGAATTCAGATTTTTGAAGGCATTGTGCTTAAAAAACAAAATGGTGGTGTGGGTGAAACATTCACAGTACGTAAACTTTCTTCGGGTGTTGGGGTTGAACGAACCTTTCTGGTCCACTCACCAAAGATCGAAAAAGTTGAAGTGGTTCGACATGGTAAAGTCCGTCGAGCTAAACTTAACTATCTTCGTGATCGCGTCGGTAAAGCAGCAAAAGTCAAAGAAAAAAGAGTATAATTCAGAGGCTGGCAAGCCTCTTTTTTGATTAACTTGGTTGTTTAAAATAACGAGTTGTTAGCAAGGAAGTGAAGAAATGAAAGAAGATCAGGACTCTAAGGGTAATTTGGAACTTAAAGAATGGATACAATCCGCAGTGATTGCCATTGTTCTTGCTTTTATCATAAAAATGTTTCTATTTGACTTTGTCATGGTCCAGGGAAGTTCGATGTTTCCCACCCTGGTAGGGGGTGATCGCCTGATTGTCAATAAAATCGGCTATACCATCGGTGAGCCAGATTATGGCGAGATTGTGATCCTCAGTTATAGTGATAGCGTTGAGTATGTCAAACGGGTAATAGGAAAGGGCGGAGATACCATTGAGATAAAAGATATGGTTGTTTATCGGAACGGTGAGCCCTTATCTGAAGCGTATATCAACACTGAAGCGTACGAAGATTTTTCAGAAGTCACCGTTCCAGTTGGTACTTATTTTGTGATGGGGGATAACCGCGCAAATAGTTCGGACAGTCGTTATCCGAGTCTGGGTTTTGTCGAAAGAGATGCCATTGACGGCAAAGTGATCTTTAGAATTTGGCCCCTTTCGGAAATTGGACTGGTATAAAAATGTCAGAAGAGAAAATTGAATACATACAATGGTATCCGGGTCATATGGCGAAGGCCAATCGAGAAATAAAAGAAAAACTCAAGCTCATCAATGTGGTGATCGAAGTGGTCGATGCCAGACTGCCGTTATCGAGCAAGAATCCCGAGATTAACCAGTATACCTGGAATAAGCAGCACATCTTGTTGCTAAATAAGTCGGATTTAGCGGATCCGGAAGTCAGTCTTTTATGGATGGACTGGTTTAAAAAAAATACTGACATTCAGAAGGTTGTACTGTTTGATGCCTTCGATCGGCGGATGAAAACCGACCTGGTCAGAACCATTCATGAACTTAATATCAAAGAGAAAGCGCAGGTAAAATGCCTGGTTTGCGGAATTCCCAACGTCGGGAAATCGACGGTTATTAACAGCCTCATTGGAAAAAAGAAAACCCAGATTGGCAATAAGCCGGGCGTTACAAAGGGGCAGCAATGGCTTAGTACTCCGGATCACCTGATGCTTTTGGATACCCCGGGGATATTATGGCCAAAATTCGATGATCCACTAGTGGGGCTGCATTTAGCCTGGTTAGGTTCCATCAAAGATACGATTTATGAAAAAGAAAATATTGCGGCTGATTTGCTCAAATACTTGTTGGTATATTATCCTGATGAACTGGAAGCGATTTATAAAATCGAGATTGAAGGAAAAAATCTTCCCGAGGTTTTCGATGCTATTGCTAAGAGTCGGGGACTGCTGATTAAAGGTGGCGAGTACGATTATGCGCGTACCAGTGTGCTGATACTCAATGATTTTAAAAATGGTCGGATTGGACGTATCACTCTGGAACGACCAAATAATAACTTTTAAAAAAAGTACGCGATAGCTTATTTAAAACAATCACTTTCTGTTTGTCAGGAAGATGGTTGTTTTTTTTATTTTAATTCTGTAGTATAATATCCAAAGATACGTAAAAAAACAAAAAGAGGTAAGTATGAATTCATTTCAAAACATGACCATTACGTCACTTAAAGACTATATTTCAACACTGGATATAAAAGCGTACCAGGACCTGATTCCCGATCTAAAGCGCGATACACGTCAAGCAGTTCAAAAAATCGCAAAATCTTTGGAAAAAAAGGTTGACGCTA is a window encoding:
- the trmD gene encoding tRNA (guanosine(37)-N1)-methyltransferase TrmD, encoding MKFYFLTLFPEIFETYFQTGMIGRGVKAGLIDYAVINIRDFSGNKHHKVDDTPYGGGAGMVMAAPPIVAALKSIPDFRTYPVVYLTPGGKPFKQKDGMTLSKYPGIVFICGHYEGIDQRVIDAYVDLEFSVGDYVLTGGELPALTLADAMARHIPGFLGNGDSLAEESFESHLLEYPHYTKPRDFEGQEVPEVLLSGNHAEIKKWRLSQAETRTRLIRPDLFEHYQNINK
- the rplS gene encoding 50S ribosomal protein L19; the encoded protein is MDIIKKIQLENMKAEPPKFSVGDTVKVHVKVIEGKRERIQIFEGIVLKKQNGGVGETFTVRKLSSGVGVERTFLVHSPKIEKVEVVRHGKVRRAKLNYLRDRVGKAAKVKEKRV
- the lepB gene encoding signal peptidase I, producing MKEDQDSKGNLELKEWIQSAVIAIVLAFIIKMFLFDFVMVQGSSMFPTLVGGDRLIVNKIGYTIGEPDYGEIVILSYSDSVEYVKRVIGKGGDTIEIKDMVVYRNGEPLSEAYINTEAYEDFSEVTVPVGTYFVMGDNRANSSDSRYPSLGFVERDAIDGKVIFRIWPLSEIGLV
- the ylqF gene encoding ribosome biogenesis GTPase YlqF, producing MSEEKIEYIQWYPGHMAKANREIKEKLKLINVVIEVVDARLPLSSKNPEINQYTWNKQHILLLNKSDLADPEVSLLWMDWFKKNTDIQKVVLFDAFDRRMKTDLVRTIHELNIKEKAQVKCLVCGIPNVGKSTVINSLIGKKKTQIGNKPGVTKGQQWLSTPDHLMLLDTPGILWPKFDDPLVGLHLAWLGSIKDTIYEKENIAADLLKYLLVYYPDELEAIYKIEIEGKNLPEVFDAIAKSRGLLIKGGEYDYARTSVLILNDFKNGRIGRITLERPNNNF